The Triticum aestivum cultivar Chinese Spring chromosome 7B, IWGSC CS RefSeq v2.1, whole genome shotgun sequence genome window below encodes:
- the LOC123158909 gene encoding sulfiredoxin, chloroplastic/mitochondrial — protein sequence MASTSSLELGKIVPPAGFLLHRCTAVLSAPVLRGRSASGRCGLAVSVSSSNGAAGLSPLSDSEKKGPVVMEIPLEDIRRPLMQTRANDPDKVQELMDSIRVIGLQVPIDVLEVDGVYYGFSGCHRYEAHQRLGLPTIRCKVRRGTKETLRHHMR from the exons ATGGCGTCGACCTCGAGCTTGGAGTTGGGGAAGATCGTGCCGCCGGCCGGCTTCCTCCTCCACCGCTGCACCGCCGTCCTCAGCGCCCCTGTTCTCCGGGGGAGGAGCGCGAGCGGGCGGTGCGGCCTTGCCGTCTCGGTCTCGTCCTCCAATG GTGCAGCTGGGCTCTCCCCACTGAGTGACTCGGAGAAGAAAGGCCCTGTGGTGATGGAGATCCCGCTGGAAGATATCCGGAGGCCGCTAATGCAAACGCGTGCTAATGATCCTGACAAGGTGCAGGAGCTCATGGACAGCATCCGTGTCATCGGCCTCCAAGTACCT ATCGACGTGCTGGAGGTTGACGGAGTCTACTACG GATTCTCTGGATGCCATCGCTACGAGGCTCACCAGCGCCTAGGACTCCCAACCATCCGCTGCAAAGTCCGCCGAGGGACAAAAGAAACACTGCG GCACCATATGCGATGA